A region of Dictyostelium discoideum AX4 chromosome 1 chromosome, whole genome shotgun sequence DNA encodes the following proteins:
- a CDS encoding hypothetical protein (Similar to Plasmodium falciparum (Isolate 3D7). Asparagine-rich antigen) yields the protein MNNEDFFWKVFHNKFLLRCIIKHIQNTEWVEYDDPKQIHADNRLKFKDIHSLSWMINKKLFSLIKCKLQSNNDYIQIDKDSIDILFTTISNLSINSSSSSSSSSSSSSSSSSSSSSSSSSSSSSSSSSSSSSSSSLEILKEIIHLLLEKKRTEVEITDLTFLAVKCNCICVLEILTNDPYSIIVYPSTFEFAILNSNPTIVSYLISTFNKTYKEFNLIIDEIIQTKSFSFALKNNNFKEEMIYYIINILILPDNNNSNNNNNNNNNNNNNNNNNNNNNNNNNNNNNNNNKNNEEPPQKRIRYSNNNNINNNNNNNNNNNNNNNNNNNNNNNNNNNNNNNNFIDFKTFKSLKCLKTKCKLMELNLVIKTNIDFLEDEESFIKLSIEELKYLLVIIRKYNNNNCDNNKLQEINEEKELQKLIIIESNSNRYYKEYIYKYRELINEIELESIYKNQIIEQINYNYQIEFINFFRYLKVFHQFIKFTTTQTNCEIVDYNNNNNNNNGCSDCNNLSFKDIFQRIIKEIKENQLIWNPILIDLISIGVDGNGFIKEKIIIRDRETIDWITNIKLPWLKKIILGENVYSFNKFEIQSLELAIYTEKDTILPSLFEMAGLNSIRAQIYKNTWVEAIKNCDIQNLKILISSPINLKIQFFHLNDFIQDQNNNNIGISNSSDGNCGCSEENSGNIILNEESIIKIIEFYNSYGFSCFSYNSLELFIKEIVMKSIPINQVLELRLDLSLMNKDSLFFFLIESMLFSDIVMIHLLLINNDMVEQQIFANDYFEFSRLKQCRYIFDKDRNIFHYDQFIANRIGGCTNKINKVNSNTIIDIIEKLVCKYRQSNLVASNNKSVKQAYNEIFNYYFEKLIQIKGISIDLVEKIYFKLINQLSISINHTLFHSFYYLQIRSTKLSKCILTNPFISIIIQSDYSNYYNCSTEYGTNSGVGNIGGGGGGDGIPDIKDYLDTNVFTYNYILGRTLKDNYNNNNFEFSNSLNDIIEKIIYQLVHNYIILFEEKRGIYRIVLQVLMNVYLQYCLEIKNIDLFFKQLQFIQVYLNKENQSGHFDQNELFPHTTPIHKSPASTILLTSKLYETTAGGGNAKQFPMIPLSKPMLSSNWMTTQDLNSSTEATTTPPTNHAMISLMKSFKPQFLVNSFKFSASVLKLACRLMDVDNIQRLIEFNFYQTPFQKIVYFCSILSGCFEISKFILNNYEIEMNDLNKMVIIPVPPSSSSTTTSSSITQPQLDPITTTTTATDDDDDDNNNEDDIQSKQIQSPKLNRDHYLETKFLLENYFEKVKYPIRFKFDKNKFEMKLFTFRFFELLNNYFQKNENKYREFINQNLTLIQRKQLLEELVLILLNQQKKQQQHNHQQQQQQEQQQEQKQQKEQEEDEDEEEEDEEEEEEDDEEDEEDEVEEDDVDEDDDEEEQEEIVNIDYRKLNQIYKQSEIQDSLKILFGQLLFNNDEENADKEYRNQNDNIFIKYFIKGNIQMCNLFLKYYPNQFKITTYAITQAINKDNIHILKYYYKNNNINNNINNNNNNNNYNKSQIISILPNHILDNNNRFENSSSFFISSNKDLVDHLKKELNNHYNYKFDLNWLN from the exons ATGAATAATGAAGATTTCTTTTGGAAAGTTTttcataataaatttttattacgTTGTATTATAAAACATATTCAAAATACAGAATGGGTAGAATACGATGACCCAAAACAAATTCATGCAGATAATAGATTAAAGTTTAAAGATATTCACTCATTAAGTTGgatgataaataaaaagttattttcattaataaaatgtaaattacaatcaaataatgattatatacaaattgataaagattcaatagatatattatttacaacgatttcaaatttatcaataaattcttcatcatcatcatcatcatcatcatcatcatcatcatcatcatcatcatcatcatcatcatcatcatcatcatcatcatcatcatcatcatcatcctcatcctcatcctcttcttctttagaaatattaaaagaaattatccATTTGTTATTAGAAAAGAAGAGAACAGAAGTTGAAATTACagatttaacatttttagCAGTGAAATGTAATTGTATTTGTGTATTGGAAATTCTTACCAATGATCCTTACTCTATTATAGTTTATCCATCAACTTTTGAATttgcaattttaaattcaaaccCAACAATAGTTTCATATTTAATatcaacttttaataaaacatataaagaattcaatttaataattgatgaaattatacAAACTAAATCATTCTCATTtgcattaaaaaataataattttaaagaagaaatgatttattatataattaata tattaatattaccagataataataatagtaataataacaataataataataacaataataataataataataataataataataataataataataataataataataataataataataataataaaaataatgaagaaccaccacaaaaaagaattagatatagtaataataataatattaataataataataataataataataataataataataataataataataataataataataataataataataataataataataataataataattttattgattttaaaacatttaaatcattaaaatgtttaaaaactaaatgtaaattaatggaattaaatttagttattaaaacaaatattgattttttagaagatgaagaatcatttattaaattatcaattgaagaattgaaatatttattagtgataataagaaaatataataataataattgtgataataataaattacaagaaataaatgaagaaaaagaattacaaaaattaataataattgaatcaaatagtaatagaTACTATAaagaatatatatataaatatagagaattaataaatgagattgaattagaatcaatttataagaatcaaattatagaacaaattaattataattatcaaattgaatttattaatttttttagataCTTAAAAGTGTTTcatcaatttattaaatttacaacaacTCAAACAAATTGTGAAATCgttgattataataataataataataataataatggttgtagtgattgtaataatttatcatttaaagatATATTccaaagaattattaaagaaattaaagagaatcaattaatttggaatccaattttaattgatttaattagtaTTGGTGTAGATGGTAATGGATTTATTAAGGAGAAGATAATTATAAGAGATAGAGAGACAATTGATTGgattacaaatattaaattgcCATggttaaagaaaataatactTGGTGAGAATGTatatagttttaataaatttgaaattcaGTCATTGGAATTAGCGATTTATACTGAAAAGGATACAATTTTACCAAGTCTATTTGAAATGGCTGGTTTGAATTCAATTAGAGCACAAATATACAAAAATACATGGGTTGAGGCTATAAAGAATTGtgatattcaaaatttaaagatactaatttcatcaccaataaatttaaaaattcaattttttcatttaaatgatttcattCAAGAtcagaataataataatattggtatTAGTAATTCAAGTGATGGTAACTGTGGTTGTAGTGAAGAGAATAGtggtaatataattttaaatgaagaatcaattattaaaattattgaattttataattcaTATGGATTTTCATGTTTTTCATATAATTCATtggaattatttattaaagagattgtaatgaaatcaataccaattaaTCAAGTATTGGAATTAAGATTGGATTTATCATTGATGAATAAAGATTCTTTATTCTTCTTTTTAATAGAGTCAATGTTGTTCTCTGATATTGTAAtgattcatttattattgataaataatgatatggTAGAACAACAGATTTTCGCAAATGATTATTTCGAATTCAGTAGATTAAAACAATGTAGATACATTTTCGATAAGGATCGTAACATCTTTCATTATGATCAATTCATTGCGAATAGAATAGGTGGTTgtacaaataaaatcaataaagtCAATAGTAATACCATAATAGATATCATTGAAAAGTTGGTTTGTAAATATAGACAATCCAATTTAGTtgcttcaaataataaatcagtTAAACAAGCGtataatgaaattttcaattactaCTTTGAAAagttaattcaaattaaagGTATCTCAATTGATTTGGttgaaaagatttattttaaattaataaatcaactttcaatttcaataaatcATACATTATTTCATTCATTCTATTATCTTCAAATTAGGTcaacaaaattatcaaaatgtATACTTACAAATCCAttcatttcaattattattcaatctgattattcaaattattataattgttcAACTGAATATGGCACAAATTCTGGTGTTGGTAATATTGGTGGCGGTGGTGGTGGCGATGGTATACCGGATATTAAGGATTATTTAGATACAAATGTATTCacttataattatattttaggTCGTActttaaaagataattataataataataattttgaattttcaaattcattaaatgatataattgaaaaaattatatatcaATTAGTtcataattatattatattattcgAAGAGAAACGTGGTATTTATAGAATTGTATTACAAGTTTTAATGAATgtttatttacaatattgTTTAGagattaaaaatattgatttatttttcaaacaattacaattcattcaagtttatttaaataaagagaATCAAAGTGGTCATTTCGatcaaaatgaattatttccACACACAACACCAATTCATAAATCACCAGCTTCAACCATTCTATTAACTAGTAAACTCTATGAAACCACTgctggtggtggtaatgctAAACAGTTTCCAATGATTCCTTTATCGAAACCAATGTTATCTTCAAATTGGATGACAACTcaagatttaaattcttcaacaGAGGCAActacaacaccaccaactaATCATGCAATGATCTCTTTAATGAAATCTTTTAAACCACAATTCTTGGTAAACTCATTCAAATTCTCTGCAAGTGTTCTTAAATTGGCTTGTAGATTAATGGATGTTGATAATATTCAAAGGTTAATTGAATTCAATTTCTATCAAACtccatttcaaaaaattgtttaCTTTTGTTCAATTCTGAGTGgttgttttgaaatttcaaaattcattttaaataattatgaaattgaaatgaatgatttaaataaaatggtaataataccagtaccaccatcatcatcatcaacaacaacatcatcatcaattacaCAACCACAACTAGATCCAATTACTACGACAACAACAGCTAcagacgatgatgatgatgataataataatgaagatgatattCAAAGTAAACAAATCCAatcaccaaaattaaatcGTGACCATTATTTAGAAACAAAGTTTTTacttgaaaattattttgaaaaagttaaatatCCAATTAGATtcaaatttgataaaaataaatttgaaatgaaattGTTCACTTTTAGAttctttgaattattaaataattattttcaaaagaatgaaaataaatatagagaatttataaatcaaaatttaactttaattcaaagaaaacaattattagaagaattggttttaattttattaaatcaacaaaaaaaacaacaacaacataatcatcaacaacagcaacagcaagaACAGCAACAAGAACAGAAACAACAGAAAGAACaggaagaagatgaagatgaagaagaagaagatgaagaagaagaagaagaagatgatgaagaagatgaagaagatgaagtagaagaagatgatgtggatgaagatgatgatgaagaagagcAAGAagaaattgtaaatatagattatagaaaattaaatcaaatttataaacAATCAGAGATTCAAGatagtttaaaaattttatttggtcaattgttatttaataatgatgaagaaaatgCAGATAAAGAATACAGAaatcaaaatgataatatttttattaaatacttTATAAAAGGAAATATTCAAATGtgtaatctatttttaaaatattatccaaatcaatttaaaataacaaCTTATGCTATCACTCAAGCTATCAACAAAGATAATattcatattttaaaatattattataaaaataataatattaataataatattaataataataataataataataattataataagagtcaaataatatcaatattaccAAACCATAttcttgataataataatagatttgAAAATTCTTCCTCTTTCTTCATTTCAAGTAACAAGGATTTAGtggatcatttaaaaaaagaactaaacaatcattataattataaatttgatttaaattggttaaattaa
- a CDS encoding ssDNA-binding transcriptional regulator, whose amino-acid sequence MIFKITRTKRRWTKNQKKILVMKVVEKKVVVKKSKTPNTSPSSSSSSSSSSSSSSSSSSTNDKSFNLSDKRKISYSNFKGLERIDIREFFEDKSGELKPSSKGISLTREQLVVILENGDTIKDWIKESK is encoded by the exons aTGATTTTTAA gATAACCAGAACAAAAAGAAGATGGactaaaaatcaaaagaagatTCTGGTGATGAAAGTGGTGGAGAAAAAAGTTGTAGTAAAGAAATCTAAAACACCAAACACATCaccatcgtcatcatcatcatcatcatcatcatcatcatcatcatcatcatcatcatccacCAATGACAAATCATTTAATCTTTCagataaaagaaaaatttcaTATAGTAACTTTAAAGGTTTAGAACGTATTGATATCCGTGAATTTTTTGAAGATAAGTCTGGTGAATTAAAACCAAGTTCAAAAGGTATTTCATTAACAAGAGAACAACTTGTGGTTATATTAGAAAATGGTGATACAATTAAAGATTGGATAAAAGAAAGTAAATAA